CTCAACTTACACTCTAAAACAcctattgaatttttaatttctctaactATGTTTTTAAGTTCCAAGAGGTCTTGTTTTTTGAGTGTTCCTTTAtagggctttttgttgttgttgttgttgttgtttgagagggagtttcattcttgttgcccaggctggagtgcaatggcgtgatctcggcttaccgcaacctccacctcctgggtttaagtgattctcctgcctcagcctcccacatagctgggattacagatgcctgccgccaccatgcccagctaatttatttttgcattttgagtagagatggggtttcaccgtgttggccaagctggtctcgaactcctgacctcaggtgatccccctgctttggcctcccatagtgctgggattaccggcataagccatcacgcctggccatagcgttttctttcttttttttttttttgagacagagtcttgctctgtcgcccaggctggagtgcagtggcacgatctcggctcactgcaagctcctcctcccctcccgagttcacaccattctcctgcctcagcctccagagcagctgggactacaggcgcccgccaccacacctggctaatttttttgtctttttagtagagatggggtttcaccatgttcaccaggatggtctcaatctcctgacctcgtgatctgcccgcctcagcctcccaaagtgctgggattacaggcatgagccaccgcgcccggccgcgctttctttttaaatgtaacatacatttagaaaaatgcacaaatcggtggctcatgcctgtaatcccagcactttgggaggctgaggcgggaggatcacgaggtcaggagatcgagaccatcctggctaacacggtgaaaccccatctctactaaaaatacaaaaagttagccgggtatgggggtgggcacctgtagtcccagctacttgggaggctgaggcaggagaatggtgtgaacctgggaggcggagcttgcagtgagccgagatcgcgccactacactccagcctgggtgatggagcgagactctgtctcaaaaaaaaaaaaaaaaaagaaaaaaaaagaaaaatgcacaaatataaTTTACGTATCAAGCAACAGAATTTTACTAGGCCCAGAAGCCCCCTTACACTCCTTCTAGGCAATAGTTCCCACAGGAAGTAACCACTAACTTTGCTTCTAACATCTTAGATTGGTTCTGTCTGTAAAATTTACATCATGGAGTCACACAGTCTGTACTCTTTTTGCACCTGGCTTCTTTCAGCATTATGTTTGTatgattcatccatattgtataTATCGTCATCTTAAATTCTCATCGTTGTATAACATTTCATTATGTCAAATACCACaattaatttatccattttactgTCGATGGACATTGTACAATTTCCAGATTAGGGCTGTTATGAATAgagatgctatgaacatttcaAGCTATGTATCTTGGTGAACATGTTTATACCCTGTGGTATAGGACATGCATGAGTTGAACTGTGGTAGATACCATTAAACAGCTTTTTGAAGTGCACCAGGCCAGGTGCggcgctcacacctgtaatcccataactttgggagtctgaggtgggcagatcacttgaggccaggagtttgagaccagcctggccaacacagtgaaaccccgtctctactaaaaatagaaaaaattagctgggcatggtggcacgtgcctgtaatcccggctactcaggaggctgaggcatgagaatcgcttcttcctgggagctggagactgcagtgagctgagatcccaagATTaagccactgtactacagcctggtgacaaagtgagactctgtctcaaaacaaacaaccaactaagtgattgtaccaatttacactcccaccaagagtggATGAGCGTTTCAGTTGCTCCACAACTCACCAGTGCttggtattttctatttttccattgtaGCCATTCAGATAGGTATGTAATGgtatttcatataattttgtttaaacagTTTCATTGAGGTAGAACATACATACCATAAAAATCACCCActgaaggctgggcgtggtggctcacacctgtaatcccagcactttgggaggctgaggtgggcggatcacctgaggtcaggagtttgagaccagcctggccaacatggtgaaatcccgtctctactaaaaatacaaaaattagccaggcgtggtggtaagtgcctataatcccagctacttgggaggctgaggcgggagaattgctggaacctagagagtggtggttgcagtgagctgagatcatgccactacactccagccattGTAACCATTCagcttgattatttatttatttatttatttatttttgagatggagtctcactctgttgcccaggctggagtgcaatggtgcagtcttggctccctacaacctccgcctcccaagttcaagcaattattctgcctcagcctcccgagtagctgggactacaggcatgtgccaccacacccggctaatttttgtatttttagtagagaccaggtttcaccgttttggccaggctggtcttgaactcctgaccttgtgatccacccacattggcctcccaaagtgctgggattacaggcatgagccaccatgcctggatcaGCTTATTTGTAACAGACGTGTatggttgtgcaaccatcaccacaatccagtcTTAAAACATTTCCACTGCCCCAGACAAGCACTGACGGCATAATGCCCATTTGCAGTCATTCCTCCTCCCACACTAACCCCCAAccaccactgatctgctttccatgtggctttaatttacatttccctgatgactaataaaGTTGAGTCCCTTTTCATATGGCTATTAGCCATCTGGATATGCTGCTTTGTGAGGTTTCTGTTCGAATATTTTGACAATTGTCATATTGAGtcgtttgtctttttcttattgatttgtaggagttctttatatattctgcatatgAGCACTTTGCCAGATAAATacattgtgaatatattttcCCCCTCTGTGCTTTGCCTTTTAATTGTCTGAATGGTTTCTTTTGATAAACAGCAGCTCTTAATTTTAATAGaaccaaatttatatttttatctttctttttttatttttagagatggggtctcgctctgtcacccagactagagtgcagtggtgcgatcatagctcactgcaaccttgaactcctgggctcaagcgattttcctgccttagctttctgagtagctgggactacaggcatgtgccacaagcctggttaattctttaaaaattttttagagatggagttttgctacgTTGCCGAGATtgggtctcaagtgatcctcctgcttcggcttCCTGAgaagttgggattttttttttttttgagacagagtctcactctgttgctcccaggctggagtgcagtggcacgatcttggctcactgcaacctccgcatcctgggttcaagagattctcctgcctcagcctcccgagtagctgggattataggcgcctgccaccacacccagctaattttttgtatttttagtagagacggtgtgaaacctcaccatgttggtcaggctgatctcacactcctgacctcaaatgatctgcccgcctcagcctcccaaagtgctaggattacaggcgtgaatcactgcacccagttaacattcctttaaaaaaagaatattctggtCTTGTTTTATGAGTGCAGTGCTTTAGctctgtaaagatttttttttgagatagagtcttcttctgtcacccaggctggagtgcaatggcacgatctcggctcactgcaacctttgcccgctgggttcaagccattctcctgcctcagccttccgagcagctgtgattacaggcatgcaccatgataCCTGgcctaattatttttgtatttttagtagagacagggtttcaccatgttggccaggctggtctcaaactcctgacctcgtgatctgcccgcctcagcctcccaaagtgctgggattacaagcatgagccaccaggctcaGACTCTataaggattttttatttttttattttttgagatgaagtcttactctgttgccaggctggagtgcagtggcacgatcttggctcactacaacctccacctcccaggttcaagcgattctcttgcctcagcctcctaagtagctgggcctacaggtgcgtgccaccatgcccagctaatttttgtactctaTAAGGATTTTGAGTTGCGTTTGAAGTTCTCTTGTGCGCCCTGCCTGGCCTTCATTTCCTCCAAGctgttttattcttgttttcttgGTCTCTATGGTTCATTCTTGAAGCTTCCCTTAAATGTGGGTAGTCCATGCCTGTCTATTCATATTTAAAAGTGAAGCTCTAAGAAACTAattggaggccaggcgcggtggctcaagcctgtaatcccagcactttgggaggccgagacgggcggatcacgaggtcaggagatcgagactatcctggctaacagggtgaaaccccgtctctactaaaaaatacaaaaaactagttgggcgaggtggcgggtgcctgtagtcccagctacttgggaggctgaggcaggagaatggcgtgaacccgggagacggagcttgcagtgagctgagatccggccactgcactccagcccgggcgacagagcgagactccgtctcaaaaaaacaaaaaaacaaaaaacaaaagaaaaagaaagaaagaaactaattgGAGACCTGAGTGTGTGAGTAGGGCTTGGCATCTTGGTGGCCCCCTGGAGGCGATGGGACTGGGCTGCCATTCTTTGTCGGGCATTTCTCTGGTGGCTCAGCCTCTCAGTGGCAACCCCACTGATCTTTCAAGTGGAGATAGAAGGCTCCCTGCCAATGTCTTGGGTGACAAGTGGGAAAAGGTGTGGGTGTCTCACTCATCTGAATGCCAGCTttctttaaatttgtgtttttgccaggcacggtggctcacacctgtaatcccagcactttgggaggccaaggcaggtggattacctgaggttgggaattcgagactagtctgaccaacatggagaaaccctgtctctactaaaaatacaaaattagctgggtatggaggcgcatgcctgtaatcccagctactcgggaggctgaggcaggagaatcgcctgaacccgagaggcagaagttctggtgagccaagatcatgccattgtactccagcctgggcaacaagagcaaaactcccatctaaaaaaaaaaaaaaaaaaaaaaaggtctgtttTCAGCCTAGTGCAACCCCCACCCCATCCAGCTGTGTCTGGGGTACCAAATGCAAGGATGCATCTGGTTCAGCATCTCCAGAGAGGTGGCCCCAGCTTCTGCCAGGTGCCTGCTTGCCATCACTTGGCTGCACGGAGCTGGGGAGGGGCCTGCTTTTTTTCATGGACTTTGTCCAGTCCTCTCTTCAGCTCGCCCTTGCATCTCACTCACAGGATCCGCATCAGAGTCTGCCAGGGGTCCGCCATGCAAACTGGATGCCTCTGTTCAGATCTCTGTTCTTTTTGTTGCTTGCTTTCTGCCTATTTTCAAGTCTCATTAGTGGATTTACCAGACAGGAGAGCGAAAAGGCATGAGGCTCCAGCTCTCTCTGCATAACCCAGTTCCCATCTACAGTTTGCTCTCCATctttcaaattgttttctttttctttcttttggagacaaggtctcactctatcccccaaactggagtgcaatggtgcaatcacagctcactgcagcctcaacctcctgggctcaggtgattctcccacctcaacctcctgagtacctaggactacaggcgcgcaccacctcacgtggctaattttttgtatttttagtagagaaagggtttcactatgttgcccaagctggtctgaaactcctgggctcaagctatccgcctgccttggcttcccaaagtgctgggattaccggcgagAGCCACCGCCCTGGCCTCTCCTTTGTCCTTTTGGGTTTGCCTTCCTAAACCTTTGCTATCAATTCTGGGTGGGATTTAGCGAGAACGTTGGTCTTCTGTGGGTAACTGGGATCCCCTCTTGGAGTCTCTGCCCTCCCTGTCCCTTTTCTCTGGAATCCTCTTCCTTCACTCTTCCCTTGAGTGGCCCATTGTCATCCTTCCTGTCTCTACTCAGCTTGTTacctcctcagggaagccttccctgactgctTCCGCATGTTCCATTCGCTCATCTCCACTGAACTTGAGCTTCCCTGTGGAAACTGTTTCCTTGATAGTGTTTATTGCAGCCTTGAATTACTTGACTTATTGACTGGTTTACTCGGTCTCCCCTGCACCCAGGGCAGCATGCCAGCACACAGTAAACATCTGCACAACCGAGCCCAGATTTAGATGTGCAGGCCTGGGGGGCTGGCAGCAGGGGGCTGGCAGGCTGTAAGGGTGGGGTTGAGGTCTGCGGCCCATGTCCAGCCACTGAATGAATCTGCCTCAGCAAGGAGGGCAGGGcagaaggccaaggctggcagggGCTGAGTGCAGGGCGTCCAGGGCAGCTGGCACCTGACCAGCCCAGCCTCCCCTCCCACCACTCCAGACAGACCCTGTGCGGCTGACGCAGCTGTATGAGCAGGCCCGGTGGGACCTGCTACTGGAGGAGATTGACTGCACTGAGGAGGAGATGATGGTGTTTGCTGCCCTGCAGGTACCAGGCGGGCCTGGGGGCCCCAGGGCAGCTGGGAGGTGGGCCAGTCCCAGGGCAGGAAGGGCCTTCCTGAGTGGGGGCTACCTCCAGGGAAGCCCGACCTGGGGGGGACTGCTAGGGGACCAGGTTGCTGGACTCAGCCCTCCCTGGCTTCATGACCACCTAGTACCACATCAACAAGCTATCCCAGAGCGGGGAGGTGGGGGAGCCGGCTGGCACAGACCCAGGGCTGGACGACCTGGATGCGGCCCTGAGCAATCTGGAGGTGAAGCTGGAGGGGTCGGCACCCACGGATGTGCTGGTGAGGAGGGGCTCGGGGAAGGGCTGGGCAGGGACAAGTGTGAGGCACCGGGTGCCCCTCTGACTCTGGTCCTCCCACAGGACAGCCTCACCACTATCCCAGAGCTCAAGGACTATCTCCGAATCTTCCGGTGAGCTGGGGGCCAGAGTAGGCAGCCCTGCTGGAGGGGTTGGTCTGTGTATGGAGGGAGGGGGCGAGGCAGCCTTTCACAAACTCCCACACCCCATGAAGGCCCCGGAAGCTGACCCTGAAGGGCTACCGCCAGCACTGGGTGGTGTTCAAGGAGACTACACTGTCCTACTACAAGAGCCAGGATGAGGCCCCTGGGGACCCCATTCAGCAGCTCAACCTCAAGGGTGAGTGCACAGGGCCAGGGGCTGGTGGGGTTCACCTGTCGCTCTCACTGGCCGTTTCCTCCTGGAGATGGGGGAAGATGCTCTCTGTTCTGAGGTGACGGTGTGGGGCTAGCATGCACTTGAGGACCTCAGGCGGCTCTTCCCCTTCCAACCTCCTAGACCACCGCTTCTCTCCCTCCAGGCTGTGAGGTGGTCCCCGATGTTAACGTCTCCGGCCAGAAGTTCTGCATTAAACTCCTAGTGCCCTCCCCTGAGGGCATGAGTGAGATCTACCTGCGGTGCCAGGATGTGAGTGAGGGCCGGGCAGGGGCCAGAGCtgggcaggagctggggcaggggcaggggctaaGGAGCATCAAGCTTGGCTAGCACTGTCCCCCTCACCCCTCTTGCCCAGGAGCAGCAGTATGCCCGCTGGATGGCTGGCTGCCGCTTGGCCTCCAAAGGCCGCACCATGGCTGACAGCAGCTACGCCAGTGAGGTGCAGGCCATCCTGGCCTTCCTCAGCCTGCAGCGCACAGGTGGCGGGGGCCCTGGCAACCACCCCCAGGGCCCTGATGCCTCTGCTGAAGGCCTCAACCCCTATGGCCTGGTTGCCCCCCGTTTCCAGCGAAAGTTCAAGGCCAAGCAGGTACCAGGAGGAGTCAGGGTGGGAATGAGCATAGTGTTTACCCGGAGACCCCTGACCCCTGGGTCTCCACAGAGCCTTCCTCAGGAAAGCTACGTGCTCACTGGGCTTCTCCCACCGAGTCCCTGAGATTGCGCGGCTGGTACCCACCCTCTGGGAGGAGTCACGGTCCAGGTGCCCATGTTCACCTTGCAGCCTGGCACACTGCAAATGTGTACCTTGGTGGCCCATGGGCACTGCCCCTTCCCAGGCTCACATGCTGTCACCCTGATGGGGAGGTGGGGGTTCGGTGACTTTGGAAGAGGGGAATAGTGCCTGGCAGCCCATCACCAGTATGCTCCCGCAGCTCACTCCGCGGATCCTGGAAGCCCACCAGAATGTGGCCCAGTTGTCGCTGGCAGAGGCCCAGCTGCGCTTCATCCAGGCCTGGCAGTCCCTGCCTGACTTCGGCATCTCTTATGTCATGGTCAGGTATGGCCCCCAGCCCATCCCCCTGCCCAGCACCGTCTCTGCCCTTACCTGCCACCCGGCTGCTGTGTGCCCACATCCCAAGAGTGGGTTCTGGACAGGCACCCCGAAGACTCCCTTCCCTTGTAAGCAGGCCTTACTGAGGGCCCCACGTGTGCCCCTCATGCTGTCCCTCCACAACAAACATAAGAGACAAAGCTCATGCCAGGTGCtggggctcatgtctgtaatctcagcactttgggaggccgagataggaggatcacttgagcccaggagtttgacaccagcctgggcaacacagaaagtcccctgtctctacaaaaaattgtaaaaaattagctgggcacggtggtggtcacctgtagtccccgctactcgggaggctgaggtgggaggatctcttgagcctgggaggtcaagactgcagtgagctgtgatcacaccactgcactccagcctgggtgacaaagcgagactctgtctcaaaaataaatacgccatgccaggcgcggtggctcacacctgtaatctcagcactttgggaggccgaggcgggcggatcatgaggtcaggagcttgagaccagcctggccaacatagtgaaaccccatctctactaaaaatacaaaaattagccgggtgtggtggcatgaacctgtagtcccagctactcaggaggctgaggcaggagaatcccttgaacccaggaggcacaggttgcagtgaactgagactacaccactgcactccacctggagtgacagagcgagactctgcctcaaacaaacaaacaaaacaaaacaaacaaataaataggcggggcgcggtggctcacgtctgtaatacctgcactttgggaggccgaggtggtcagatcatttgaggtcaggagtgtgagaccagcctgaccaacatggtgaaaccctgtctctactaaaaatacaaaaattagccaggtgtggtggcaggcgcctataatcccagctactcgggaggctgaggcaggagaatctcttgaacccaggatgcggaggttgcagtgagccaagatcgtgccactgcactccagcctgggagcgacagagtgagactccatctcaagtaagtaagtaagtagataaataaataaataaaagagccagtgcggtggctcacccctgtaatcccagcactttgggaggccaaggcaggcagatcatgaggtcaggagatcgagaccagcctgaccaacatggtgaaactccgtcttaaacacaaaaattagccaggcgtggtggcgcgtacctgtaatcccatcttctagggaggctgagacaggagaatcacttgaactagggaggcggagggtgcagcgagccgagattgcgccactgtactccagcctggtgacagagcaagactctgtctcaaaaaaaaaaaaaaaaaaaaaaaaaaaacaagagacaaAGTTCAGGTCAGGAGAGCAGAAGAACCAGTTCTTGCCCCAGCTCTGTTGTGGACAGTTCACTGTCTGGGCCTGGGTTGGCCATAGCAGTGGATGCCATTATGGAGAGTGGACCCCTCTGATTAGTTGTTTCCCAAGACTGCAAAGAAGGGAGCGAGACAGCAGCTGATGAGGATGataccaaaaaccaaaaccagttACCATTTAAAGGCATGGCCTGTTTGCCCGATGCTGCTAAATGCTGTTGTGGGGATTCTATCAATTAacccccattttccagatgagaaactTGAGGCCGAGGGAACCCACATGGCTTGCTCAGCGTCACAGAGCTGCGAGCTGCAGTTGGGAAGGGCTGGCTCTCCAGCGCGGCGCCACATTGTCTGGGCGGGCTTGGGCCATGCGGGGTGGAGCCCTGGCTGACTCTCTCCCACTGGGGGTCAGGTTCAAGGGCAGTAGGAAAGACGAGATCCTGGGCATCGCCAACAACCGACTGATCCGCATCGACTTGGCTGTGGGCGACGTGGTCAAGACCTGGCGTTTCAGCAACATGCGCCAGTGGAATGTCAACTGGGACATCCGGCAGGTGGGCCCAGACCCAGGGTATGGATGGGGGACAGGTGCCAGGCCGGAGCTGTATCCAgccagggtggggcaggggctgctCCCATATCCCACCCCCATTTGCCTCTCTGACTCTCTGCCCTTCAGGTGGCCATCGAGTTTGATGAGCACATCAATGTGGCCTTCAGCTGCGTGTCTGCCAGCTGCCGAATTGTACACGAGTACATTGGGGGTTACATTTTCCTGTCGACGCGGGAGCGGGCCCGTGGGGAGGAGCTGGATGAAGACCTCTTCCTGCAGCTCACCGGGGGCCACGAGGCCTTCTGAGGGCTGTCTGACTGCCCCTGCCCTGCTCACCACCTGTCACGGCAACTCCCAATCCCACACCCACAGGGGCTCACTGCCCCACACCCGCTCCAGGCAGGCACCCAGCTGGGCATTTCACCTGCGGTCACTGACTTTGTGCAGGCCAAGGACCTGGCAGGGCCAGACGCTGTCATCACCCAGgccagggatgggggtgggggtccCTGAGCTCCTGCGGTACCCCCTTCCCTTGTCCGGGTGGCTAAGGCTGATACCCCTGAGCTATCTGCAGTCCCCTAGCACACAAGGAAGACCGGATGTAGCTACAGGATGATGAAACATGGTCTCAAATTGCAGTTTCtttcttgttactttttaaaatttcttttttataaattaatattttattgttggatccttctcctttctctggaGCAGTGCTTGGGGCCACTCCGACACTCTGTCTCTTCATCACCAGCCAAGGAAAGGGGCTTTCCTGATAGAGACAAGAGTTCGTTAAAGGGAGATCTAAGTCAGTCTGGGGTTGGAAGCTAGGAGAGAGGTGAGGGCAGAAGGACACAGACTTCAGGCACAAGGGATAGGGGCTGGGGTGGTGGCTCTCACGGGTAGGGCGTAGCTGCAGGGCCTCCTTGAAGTACTTGGGAAGCAGGAAGCCATCAGTATTCCCTGGAGTCAGAACCACCCCATTGGCAGAGCGGAAGAAGGATATTCCATCTGCTGACAGAGCCAGAGATGTGACTCATGCCCTCCCTGAAGGCAAGGCCAGCCCCTGCTTTGTCCAGACTCACCTGCCAGAGCCAGGGGTCCATCAATGAACACAGCTATTTCACAATGGGGCCGCATGCCTGCAGAGACAGCTGAAGCTGGGGACTGGGCACCTAGAGGGCAGTCAGCAACCTGGGTAGACTGGGGTCctgggctgggattgcagggttGCTGCTCCATGCCAGGCATGGGGTGGCCTCAGACAAGTGTTGCAACCTTTGGAGGGGACCTGGGAGGACAGAGTGGGTGGGAGTAGCTAGGTGAGAGGGAAGAGCACTGACCACTGATGACACTGGGGTCTCCAGGCAGTCCTGGGGCCAGGTGGATGTGTGTCCTTCCCCCGCAGGACAGGCCCTTGAGTAGGATGGATGGCCAGTGCTTCCAGAATGTACCATGGACTAGCATCGGGGGCAGGGCCTGTGGCGTCTCCAGGGGCATCAACTCCAACTCAGGTACCTGGTTGAACAGGCAGCAGTGAGACCCCCTTCGCAGGCAGGGGTCCCTCCCATCTGGCTCTCGTGCTTGTCCCCTCACCCCGACCTGCAGGGAATGGCCCTGGTTGGCTCGGATGAGAAGGCCAGTGCTGGGATCCCCCTGCTGCAGGGCGAACCGCTGCTTCCTATTGGTGTCCACCACACGCTGCACATCTTCAGCAGAGAAGCTGTGGAACTGGGGCAACTGCAGGAGGGCGCCCAGGGGCACGAAGCCATCTGTGGGCAGGCAGGGTGCTCAGGAGCCAATCTTGCACTGGACTGGGCCAGGGTTAACAGGGAGCTACAGGCAACTGAAACAAAGTCTGGGCTTGGAGATCGCTTGGGCATCCTCTGTAGGACCTTTTGAGTCTCCCCTTTCTGGGTCCCAGTTTTTTCAACTTACATAAAAAGAGGATCTGCCTCACAGAGGGGCAGGGAGGTGAGTGCTCAGCATAGAGCTGGCCTGGAGTGCACTCACAACACCAGCTGCCCCATACCCTCCGGGGTACACCCTCGGGGTAAGTGCTGATCTGGCTGCTTGGCTGGAGGGGGcagtcaccaggcctggcccagacAAGAACTCTCCTCAGTCTGCTGTGGACATGACAGGGCCTCTAGGCCTTGCTCTCCTCTGCGCATGGGGAAGAAGTGCGCTCTGTGCCTTCCTCAGGGAGCAGTGGAGGCAGCCATGGGGGAGGAGTCGCAGACAGTCTCACGTTTCTCTCTGGGCTCAAGTCCCAGCCTCTAAGGCCCCTACTTACCAGCTCCCATGGGAAGCCCCAGCTTCAAGGCCCCATGGCGCAGGGCATAGGACAGAGCCTTGGACAGCTGCACGTCTCGGTCCTGAAAGAACCCAGCAATGGCCCCTGGTCTCCATGGTGACCCTGCCCTGCTGCCCATCCTGAACCCTCAATGACCCACTGCAGAGAGAGCCCAGAGAGAAAGGAGTGCCAGTGGTCTCCAGGAATAGTAGGACCCTTCAACTCCTCCCCCCAGCAACTCCCAGGGAGCCTGGActggtgggagggggtggggaggaggcgcGCACCTGTTCCCGGGGTCTGGGGGCCCTTCTACCCCTGGACCCTGctgcttcctgccttcctcctccagAGGAGTTCATGGCCAAGATCTGTGGGGAGCAGTGACGAGGGGGGACTGCTTTAAGGCCCCTCCCACGTCCCCACCCCTCCCAGAAAGTCACAAAGCCTCAGGAAGTGAGCGCTGGGTGGGAGTATAAGGCTCATTAAGTTCACCACCTCCATGCTCTGCTGCAGAGAGGGAAACTAAGGCCCAGCAGGccagacttgcccaaggtcacaccgtCAGCCACGAGCGCAGGGAGGCCGAGTCCCACACTCCAGATCACTGGTGCCCCCCGCAAGGTGGTCTGGGAGGCGGGGCCGACGTGCAGACTGATGGGGCGGAGGCGTCCGGGCTGCGGTACAAACCTCCACGCTCCTTGACCCCGGCGGGGCGGGCGGCGGGCCCGCCAATGAAAAGCCGCGGGGGAAGGGGGCGGGCACTTCCGCTTCGGGGAAGGGGCGGAGCCTGCGTGAACTGGAGGCCGGGGAGCGccggctggaggctggagcttcCG
The genomic region above belongs to Papio anubis isolate 15944 chromosome 12, Panubis1.0, whole genome shotgun sequence and contains:
- the TRPT1 gene encoding tRNA 2'-phosphotransferase 1 isoform X11 → MNSSGGGRQEAAGSRGRRAPRPREQDRDVQLSKALSYALRHGALKLGLPMGADGFVPLGALLQLPQFHSFSAEDVQRVVDTNRKQRFALQQGDPSTGLLIRANQGHSLQVPELELMPLETPQALPPMLVHGTFWKHWPSILLKGLSCGGRTHIHLAPGLPGDPSVISGMRPHCEIAVFIDGPLALAADGISFFRSANGVVLTPGNTDGFLLPKYFKEALQLRPTRKPLSLAGDEETECRSGPKHCSRERRRIQQ
- the TRPT1 gene encoding tRNA 2'-phosphotransferase 1 isoform X13, with protein sequence MEDRDVQLSKALSYALRHGALKLGLPMGADGFVPLGALLQLPQFHSFSAEDVQRVVDTNRKQRFALQQGDPSTGLLIRANQGHSLQVGVPELELMPLETPQALPPMLVHGTFWKHWPSILLKGLSCGGRTHIHLAPGLPGDPSVISGAQSPASAVSAGMRPHCEIAVFIDGPLALAADGISFFRSANGVVLTPGNTDGFLLPKYFKEALQLRPTRKPLSLAGDEETECRSGPKHCSRERRRIQQ